From one Solanum stenotomum isolate F172 chromosome 12, ASM1918654v1, whole genome shotgun sequence genomic stretch:
- the LOC125847227 gene encoding uncharacterized protein LOC125847227 translates to MYLCRGTILLKYFALILLFLQTCNARKSKHYYCPISACGNIRNISYPFRLNTDPEYCGYGLPFELACEGNQTIISLFSKKLHVQDINYDRETIHLVDPTLQTQDGLCSFRPMHIFLDQAYTIFLSNYAADPLFMINCPFAVNNSSSFLEISGCKLSRYTYLKIGEMSASEVSDGCRVEFIGWTSWPKIINTENNISLSDLHQVILYGFELRYFLESSPPQRISFIEQIVGEDSNFSLHVFFI, encoded by the exons ATGTATTTGTGTAGGGGAACCATTCTGCTAAAATATTTTGCATTAATCCTCCTCTTTCTGCAAACATGCAATGCTAGGAAGAGCAAACACTACTACTGTCCCATTTCTGCTTGTGGCAATATCCGTAACATAAGCTACCCTTTTCGCTTAAACACCGATCCAGAATATTGCGGATATGGTCTACCATTTGAATTAGCTTGTGAAGGTAACCAAACAATTATATCGTTATTCTCCAAGAAGTTGCACGTTCAAGACATCAACTATGATAGAGAGACAATACACCTGGTAGATCCAACTTTACAAACACAAGATGGTCTATGCTCTTTCAGACCTATGCATATCTTCTTAGACCAAGCCTATACAATCTTCTTGTCAAACTATGCAGCAGATCCCCTTTTCATGATCAACTGTCCATTTGCTGTTAATAATTCTTCGTCATTTCTGGAAATTAGTGGCTGCAAATTAAGCAGATACACTTATTTAAAGATTGGAGAAATGAGTGCCTCTGAAGTCAGCGATGGATGCAGAGTGGAATTTATAGGCTGGACCTCATGGCCTAAAATTATTAATACAGAGAACAACATTTCCCTTTCTGATTTACATCAAGTCATCCTCTACGGATTTGAGCTTCGTTATTTTCTGGAGAGTTCTCCACCTCAAAGGATAA GCTTTATTGAACAGATTGTCGGTGAGGACTCAAACTTTTCTCTACAT GTGTTCTTTATTTGA